In Nitrospirota bacterium, one genomic interval encodes:
- a CDS encoding SCO family protein, translated as MQLATPPRFTLHASRVTSQVSRFTLHASRFTIRALLLWIFCATLFAAPVSAGNWGASYIPNVPLVTQDGQTVRLYDDLIKNKIVLINFIYASCKEVCPLVTARMAQLQKALGDHVGRDIFLYSITLDPEHDTPAVLRQHAKAFHAGPGWLFLTGKPEDIAVARYKLGERGKGLSDHKNDAMAGNGATDDWERTSLFQDTGQLALVMLNMDPAFRAKKGNAPGTAYADMSPVPYVNQPGQALFIKACSSCHTIGQGDLVGPDLQGVTTRRDRAWLSEFLQAPNVMRAKKDPIAVALSAKFPGVVMPNLGLSEADVGDLLAYLDNRMARLAGPSHLDVAPQSQQ; from the coding sequence ATGCAACTCGCAACTCCCCCGCGTTTCACGCTTCACGCCTCACGCGTCACGTCTCAGGTTTCGCGCTTTACGCTTCACGCATCACGCTTCACGATCCGTGCGCTGCTCCTCTGGATTTTCTGCGCAACGCTTTTCGCCGCTCCTGTGTCGGCCGGGAACTGGGGCGCATCCTACATCCCGAATGTGCCGCTTGTGACCCAGGACGGGCAGACCGTCCGGCTGTACGACGACTTGATCAAGAACAAGATCGTCCTGATCAACTTCATCTATGCCAGTTGCAAAGAAGTCTGTCCCCTCGTGACGGCCCGTATGGCGCAGTTGCAGAAGGCCTTGGGAGACCATGTGGGGCGCGACATCTTTCTCTACTCGATCACGCTCGATCCGGAACATGACACGCCGGCGGTGCTGAGGCAGCATGCCAAGGCCTTTCACGCAGGGCCAGGCTGGCTGTTTCTGACCGGCAAGCCGGAAGATATCGCCGTCGCCCGCTACAAACTCGGAGAGCGCGGAAAGGGTTTATCGGATCACAAAAACGATGCGATGGCGGGAAACGGCGCGACCGATGATTGGGAGCGCACCTCCCTGTTTCAGGATACCGGGCAGCTTGCCCTGGTGATGCTGAATATGGATCCTGCTTTCCGCGCTAAGAAGGGGAATGCCCCAGGAACCGCCTACGCCGATATGTCGCCGGTCCCCTATGTGAACCAGCCGGGCCAAGCCCTCTTTATCAAGGCCTGTTCCTCCTGTCACACAATCGGCCAGGGCGATCTTGTCGGGCCGGATCTTCAGGGCGTGACCACTCGTAGAGATCGAGCCTGGCTCTCTGAGTTTCTTCAAGCGCCCAATGTGATGCGGGCGAAGAAGGATCCGATCGCTGTGGCGCTCTCAGCAAAGTTCCCCGGCGTCGTGATGCCAAACCTGGGCCTGTCGGAGGCGGACGTGGGAGACCTACTGGCCTATCTGGACAACAGAATGGCGCGGCTGGCCGGACCTTCCCACCTCGACGTAGCGCCACAATCACAGCAATAA
- a CDS encoding putative Ig domain-containing protein produces MATYLPPDASKRRVREAENARNNRWEIVKALSHGQINRRDLIKWGLITSAGLLLAKNGLSPFAKSAFAQVPTGVPRSPVGSALPFAQPLNRLSYVPPTPLTKIVRPNGEWEAAWPSGGDPTAKRLSWHTDFSAHQAGNTSSNPFINPVTKRGPMEGRPPGEWFGHQRWKEFFPQVGYALAFGECATGTKFHPAWPDQEANKMWPMYSFEGFGAKGHFPIPLLKGRYGEPIIMRAYNNLPVDRTNNGGFGRNEPSTHFHNAHNGAESDGASNAFHFPGTFYDYHWGTTLARHDMINRDATDRRASGPDGQGGLIQVPGDWRELQGTLWFHDHRFFFTAENVYKGMAAMMNYYSGPDRGNETLDDGVNLRLPSGSLLDYGNLDFDVNLFIADLGTDQDAQCRFDIFTTEGFVGDLLTVNQAWQPYMEVLPRKYRFRLINGSMSRFIQLALADEDGNFVPFQFIANDGNFTVRPITLTRLDQQGTAERYDIVVDFSRYQIGDKITLVNLLKQISGNKPDGALSLAQALAQWQSPDPLVDPAVGPVMQFQIVSELESVDVPGHIHRASDQDPSRVPSTLTEQIPIVAPVRERHVEFGRSGNGDSRDPITGQCNPDCPEDMPFPWTIKVNGETPHSMNANRISLLIPKPGEVEHWTYQNGGGGWDHPIHLHFEEGVTMNRGNDSIPATESLVRKDVWRLRPSGSVKFQVRFGEYGGAYVNHCHNTVHEDFALLMRYQVLTDKDNPKSSNLHADIIPTPIPTPDGCTYMTPDVLVEGNPLGNQVTVSAAPVISSTPILAATVGAVYSYDVNATDANGDTLTYSLDNAPVGMGINGATGQITWTPTSDQMGANQVTVRVADPKSLFATQSFTLTVGLTAVAPVITSTPILTAKVGTAYRYDVNATDANGGTLTYRLVAPIPAGMTINQATGLISWTPTVNGSFPVTVRVTDPGGLFAQQAFTVTVAGNAAPVIDSRPPTTGKVGVPYNYTVHATDANGDAITYRAGGGNPNNFFVHATTGVVTWTPTVAGSIRIRVRASDTAGLTTEQSFFVSVAA; encoded by the coding sequence ATGGCAACATATTTACCGCCTGATGCATCGAAGAGACGTGTGCGAGAAGCAGAAAACGCGCGGAACAACCGCTGGGAGATTGTCAAAGCGCTCTCCCATGGCCAGATCAACCGGCGGGATCTGATCAAGTGGGGACTCATCACCTCGGCAGGATTGTTATTGGCCAAGAACGGCTTAAGCCCCTTTGCCAAAAGCGCCTTCGCCCAGGTTCCGACCGGCGTTCCGCGATCGCCGGTCGGGAGTGCGTTGCCCTTTGCGCAGCCCTTGAATCGGCTCTCCTATGTTCCGCCGACGCCCCTGACGAAAATCGTACGGCCGAACGGCGAGTGGGAGGCGGCTTGGCCCAGCGGAGGAGATCCGACCGCGAAGCGGCTCTCCTGGCACACGGACTTCAGCGCGCACCAGGCCGGCAATACCTCGTCGAACCCCTTTATCAACCCCGTCACCAAGCGGGGCCCCATGGAAGGACGCCCGCCCGGTGAGTGGTTCGGGCATCAGCGCTGGAAGGAGTTTTTTCCGCAAGTCGGCTACGCCCTGGCGTTTGGCGAATGTGCCACTGGGACCAAGTTCCACCCGGCCTGGCCGGACCAGGAAGCGAACAAGATGTGGCCCATGTACAGTTTCGAAGGGTTTGGAGCAAAGGGCCACTTCCCGATCCCTCTCCTGAAGGGGCGCTATGGGGAGCCCATCATCATGCGGGCCTACAACAATCTGCCAGTGGACCGCACCAACAACGGCGGGTTCGGCCGCAATGAGCCCTCGACACATTTCCACAATGCGCATAACGGGGCGGAGAGCGACGGCGCCTCCAACGCCTTTCACTTCCCCGGAACCTTCTACGACTACCATTGGGGCACAACCCTGGCGCGCCACGACATGATCAATCGGGATGCGACAGATCGTCGCGCCTCCGGCCCTGATGGACAAGGCGGATTGATCCAGGTGCCGGGCGACTGGCGCGAGCTACAAGGCACGCTCTGGTTCCATGACCACCGGTTCTTCTTCACCGCCGAGAATGTCTACAAGGGGATGGCGGCGATGATGAACTACTACAGCGGGCCGGATCGCGGCAACGAAACGCTCGACGACGGTGTGAATCTCCGGCTTCCCAGCGGCAGCCTGCTGGATTATGGGAACCTCGATTTCGACGTGAACCTCTTCATCGCCGATCTGGGGACGGATCAGGACGCCCAATGTCGATTTGACATCTTCACCACCGAGGGGTTCGTGGGCGATCTGTTGACTGTCAACCAGGCCTGGCAGCCTTACATGGAGGTCTTGCCAAGAAAGTATCGATTCCGCCTCATCAATGGCTCCATGTCGCGGTTCATTCAGTTGGCCTTGGCAGATGAGGACGGCAACTTCGTCCCGTTCCAATTCATTGCCAACGACGGGAACTTCACGGTCCGTCCGATCACCCTGACGCGGCTGGATCAGCAGGGCACGGCGGAGCGCTACGACATTGTCGTGGATTTCTCCCGCTACCAGATCGGCGACAAGATCACCCTGGTGAATCTGTTGAAGCAAATCAGCGGGAATAAACCGGACGGGGCCCTGTCGCTGGCGCAGGCCCTGGCTCAGTGGCAGTCTCCGGATCCGCTGGTGGACCCGGCCGTTGGCCCTGTGATGCAATTCCAGATTGTGAGCGAGCTCGAGAGCGTGGATGTGCCGGGCCACATCCATCGCGCAAGCGACCAAGATCCGAGCCGGGTGCCCTCGACCTTGACCGAGCAGATTCCGATCGTGGCACCGGTGCGCGAGCGCCATGTCGAGTTTGGGAGAAGCGGGAACGGGGATTCGCGGGATCCCATCACGGGACAGTGCAATCCTGATTGCCCCGAGGACATGCCCTTTCCCTGGACCATCAAGGTCAACGGGGAGACGCCTCATTCGATGAATGCCAATCGTATCTCGCTCTTGATCCCGAAACCGGGGGAGGTCGAGCACTGGACCTATCAGAACGGCGGCGGAGGCTGGGACCATCCGATCCACCTCCACTTCGAAGAGGGCGTGACGATGAATCGCGGCAACGATTCCATCCCAGCCACAGAGAGCCTGGTTCGCAAGGATGTCTGGCGGCTCCGGCCCAGTGGGTCGGTCAAGTTCCAGGTGCGCTTCGGGGAATATGGCGGCGCCTACGTGAACCATTGCCACAATACGGTCCACGAAGACTTTGCCCTGTTGATGCGCTACCAGGTCCTGACGGATAAGGACAATCCCAAATCCTCGAACCTGCATGCGGACATTATTCCGACGCCAATTCCTACGCCGGACGGTTGCACCTATATGACGCCGGATGTGTTGGTCGAGGGCAATCCATTAGGGAACCAGGTGACGGTTTCGGCCGCGCCGGTCATCAGCTCCACACCGATCCTGGCAGCGACGGTGGGGGCGGTGTACAGCTACGATGTGAATGCCACGGATGCGAATGGCGATACCTTGACCTACAGCCTGGACAATGCGCCGGTTGGGATGGGCATCAATGGGGCGACAGGGCAAATCACCTGGACGCCGACATCGGATCAGATGGGTGCCAATCAGGTGACTGTCCGGGTGGCGGACCCGAAATCCCTCTTCGCGACCCAGTCCTTTACCCTCACGGTGGGGCTGACGGCAGTCGCGCCGGTGATCACCTCGACGCCGATACTGACGGCGAAGGTCGGCACTGCCTATCGCTACGATGTGAACGCCACGGACGCCAACGGTGGCACCCTGACCTATCGGCTGGTGGCGCCGATTCCAGCCGGCATGACGATCAACCAGGCGACAGGGCTGATCAGTTGGACGCCCACGGTGAACGGATCGTTTCCTGTGACGGTGCGAGTGACGGATCCGGGCGGCCTGTTTGCCCAGCAGGCATTCACGGTGACCGTGGCTGGCAATGCGGCGCCGGTCATCGACTCGCGGCCGCCTACCACCGGCAAGGTGGGAGTGCCCTACAACTATACGGTGCATGCCACGGACGCCAACGGCGACGCCATCACCTACCGTGCGGGGGGCGGCAACCCCAATAATTTCTTCGTCCACGCGACAACGGGCGTTGTCACCTGGACGCCGACAGTGGCGGGGAGTATCCGGATCCGGGTGCGAGCGAGTGACACCGCTGGCCTCACGACCGAACAGAGCTTCTTCGTGTCGGTGGCGGCGTAG
- a CDS encoding AbrB/MazE/SpoVT family DNA-binding domain-containing protein, with protein sequence MIKKLTKHGNSLALVLDRGVLDLLEINADTPLNIKTDGKCLIVTPAQTPARRKRFQAALVKVNRQYGPALKKLAE encoded by the coding sequence ATGATCAAAAAGCTGACGAAGCACGGCAACAGTCTGGCCCTTGTGCTCGATCGCGGAGTCCTGGATCTCTTGGAGATCAATGCAGACACTCCTCTCAACATCAAAACAGACGGGAAATGTCTCATCGTGACACCGGCTCAGACTCCCGCGCGGCGGAAAAGGTTTCAAGCGGCGTTGGTAAAGGTGAATCGACAGTACGGTCCAGCGCTGAAAAAGCTGGCGGAGTAG
- a CDS encoding type II toxin-antitoxin system death-on-curing family toxin: protein MNLQFLTLDEVMEIHRDQIERYGGTLGVRDVALLQSALAAPQSGFGDQYLHGDLFEMASAYLFHVVQNHPFLDGNKRVGTAAALTFLELNGVETKIPYHALVATVLAVAQGETEKSAIADFLREHTKS from the coding sequence ATGAATTTACAATTCTTGACCCTCGATGAGGTCATGGAGATCCATCGCGATCAGATTGAACGATACGGCGGTACGCTTGGGGTTCGCGATGTTGCGCTTCTACAGTCAGCTCTGGCGGCGCCCCAGTCCGGGTTTGGCGATCAGTATCTTCACGGCGATCTCTTCGAGATGGCATCGGCCTATCTCTTTCACGTGGTGCAGAACCATCCGTTTCTCGACGGAAATAAACGTGTCGGGACAGCCGCAGCGCTCACATTCCTGGAACTGAACGGGGTGGAGACTAAGATCCCCTACCATGCTCTTGTGGCCACGGTGCTCGCCGTCGCCCAGGGGGAAACAGAAAAGTCCGCCATCGCAGACTTCCTCCGAGAACATACCAAGTCATAG
- a CDS encoding Ig-like domain-containing protein, whose translation MKQPRNSCLSPKAAGLALALFGLGGILGAPGEAKAQATATIIDGVIDRITLDTPGDHWSGGTIEVGGQKVIIPRNLLMDLPANRQTLQEFLATAPGLCPALGQSGLARADSPFCNTSGQPGYALIHANRTSNGNVIAGDVFIQKGIDAVSGTVTYINYDNGYFRMNGILNDPTTGVMVRLNDPDGRHTVQSGPGCVAGQNNCSPDPRFTLDGDNYTNTYTTGYPVCIPSTVSRTFTDALDLNTNNNVTETLVTAALSNGTGDLLCPTTNRTVNNGNPVADSRRFAPIMLGDSMTVEGNFERINGVRFLSAHSSTDRKALTTSPAPDQPDYMFLAEVEIDAAGFQNQRVRTLIIGFATRAPEDVLIWSLHYDPTNNEAHELPLATVRGCDIAGGPGTCGAQGIVGIPNIFKIRHDIDFVVGADPRLDPCAHLIGDPRMHTNGVIPCNNVTGNTSNMFGILAPIPHEIQARTGHEMADLFAGGVHGALPGPRILKTLDINGNEATHGQYLFPFGVGLGGVSFPEFDEIDLDATATPHGFTGLPWNLDRRLSPGGCFPEGVCETTAQPLTPFPFELLDPRIQASLPLGAYNDPAFTQTSLPRVADRILSYVDATGKANGNTTVLAWPPTNPGPIPITPVADIPASNLPPLITSTPNLVANAAGNIIYNYQVVATDDGGAANLTYTLGGSPPSGMSIVASGPGAGLISWNPTEAQAPAQGVTVTVTDSGGLYDKQAYVIGVNGSPSFATVTQATTAKVGVQYVYQPFANDPNTGQVLTFAISIQPNGTAPLGPTTINPLTGRFTWTPTVGQIGARTFQLRVTDAAGATSTRTFNVTVVP comes from the coding sequence ATGAAGCAACCACGCAATTCCTGTCTCTCTCCGAAGGCAGCCGGCCTTGCGCTGGCGCTGTTCGGGCTAGGTGGCATCCTGGGAGCGCCGGGCGAAGCTAAGGCCCAAGCGACCGCAACGATCATCGACGGTGTGATCGACCGCATTACGCTCGATACTCCAGGCGACCACTGGTCCGGCGGCACCATCGAGGTGGGTGGGCAGAAAGTGATTATTCCGAGAAATCTCCTGATGGACTTGCCGGCCAATCGGCAGACTCTGCAAGAGTTCTTGGCAACAGCTCCTGGGCTCTGCCCCGCGTTAGGACAGAGCGGCCTTGCGAGGGCAGATAGCCCGTTTTGCAACACCAGCGGTCAGCCTGGTTATGCCCTCATCCATGCCAATCGCACGAGCAATGGCAACGTGATCGCCGGCGACGTCTTCATCCAGAAGGGGATTGACGCGGTTTCAGGCACTGTAACCTACATCAACTACGATAATGGCTATTTCAGGATGAACGGGATTCTCAACGACCCGACGACCGGCGTGATGGTTCGTCTCAACGATCCTGACGGCCGCCATACGGTCCAGTCCGGCCCTGGTTGCGTGGCCGGTCAGAACAACTGCAGCCCCGATCCCCGGTTTACGCTCGATGGGGACAACTATACCAACACCTACACGACCGGATATCCTGTCTGTATTCCGAGTACGGTTTCCCGTACCTTCACTGACGCGCTGGATCTCAACACGAATAATAATGTGACAGAAACTCTTGTCACCGCTGCTTTGAGCAACGGCACGGGCGACCTGCTCTGTCCCACGACCAATCGCACAGTCAACAACGGCAACCCTGTCGCTGACTCCCGTCGCTTCGCCCCCATCATGCTGGGCGACAGCATGACAGTGGAGGGCAACTTCGAGAGGATCAACGGCGTGCGGTTCCTGTCTGCCCATTCGTCTACGGATCGTAAGGCGCTCACCACCAGTCCCGCGCCTGACCAGCCGGACTACATGTTCCTGGCGGAAGTGGAGATTGACGCAGCAGGTTTCCAGAACCAGAGGGTCAGGACCCTGATCATCGGCTTTGCCACGAGGGCGCCGGAAGATGTCTTGATCTGGAGTTTACATTACGACCCGACGAATAACGAAGCCCATGAACTGCCCTTGGCCACGGTCAGGGGGTGCGACATCGCCGGCGGGCCAGGGACTTGTGGCGCGCAAGGCATAGTTGGTATCCCCAATATTTTCAAGATCCGCCACGACATAGATTTCGTTGTCGGCGCTGATCCCAGGCTGGACCCCTGCGCCCACCTCATCGGGGATCCAAGGATGCACACTAACGGAGTCATCCCTTGCAACAACGTTACGGGCAACACCAGCAACATGTTCGGCATCCTGGCTCCGATTCCGCACGAGATCCAGGCTCGCACTGGCCATGAGATGGCCGATCTCTTCGCAGGTGGCGTGCATGGCGCGTTGCCTGGCCCGAGGATTCTCAAAACACTGGATATCAACGGCAATGAAGCGACGCATGGGCAATACCTCTTTCCTTTCGGCGTAGGCTTAGGGGGCGTTTCCTTCCCGGAGTTCGACGAGATCGATCTGGATGCGACTGCGACCCCACACGGCTTCACGGGCCTTCCCTGGAACCTGGACCGGAGACTGAGTCCTGGAGGCTGTTTCCCCGAGGGAGTCTGCGAGACCACGGCGCAACCCCTCACACCCTTCCCGTTTGAACTCCTTGACCCGAGGATCCAGGCGAGCCTCCCACTAGGGGCCTATAATGACCCAGCCTTTACTCAAACATCTCTCCCAAGGGTAGCGGACCGCATCCTCTCGTACGTGGATGCGACCGGCAAGGCCAACGGCAATACGACGGTTCTGGCCTGGCCTCCGACAAATCCCGGCCCGATCCCGATCACTCCTGTAGCAGACATACCGGCGTCAAACCTGCCGCCGCTCATTACCTCCACGCCGAATCTGGTGGCAAATGCGGCGGGAAACATCATCTATAATTACCAGGTCGTGGCAACGGATGACGGAGGGGCTGCGAACCTGACCTATACGTTGGGTGGGTCCCCACCGTCAGGAATGAGCATCGTGGCGTCCGGGCCTGGAGCTGGCCTGATCAGCTGGAATCCGACAGAGGCGCAGGCGCCGGCACAGGGCGTGACCGTCACAGTCACGGACAGCGGCGGCCTCTATGATAAGCAGGCCTACGTCATCGGTGTGAATGGCTCTCCCTCCTTTGCCACAGTCACGCAAGCGACGACCGCAAAGGTGGGAGTACAGTATGTGTATCAGCCGTTTGCCAACGATCCGAATACCGGCCAGGTGCTGACCTTTGCGATCTCTATTCAGCCGAACGGGACAGCGCCGTTGGGGCCGACGACCATCAATCCCTTGACCGGTCGGTTCACCTGGACCCCGACCGTGGGGCAGATTGGTGCGAGAACGTTCCAGTTGCGGGTGACCGATGCAGCCGGTGCGACCTCGACCAGGACGTTCAACGTGACCGTGGTTCCGTAA
- a CDS encoding putative Ig domain-containing protein: MNIFTKFRRSRMQLIWILVGVVVTAGAAVAQQICPIPPLPPGPLNPVAPGSGSLKGVQPPLPKALDTVIKNRQMAIVLGKAFFWDQQAGSDGNACASCHFHAGADNRTKNQLNPGLRAVPEDTTFKPTRTGGGGPNYLLKAADYPFHVLSNPLDRDSAILFDSTDITSSQGTFGGNFIEFRSQGQEECSLDTGSIFSVNGKLARNVEPRNTPTTINAIFQLRSFWDGRANNHFNGVNPFGRRDPNARILVRQADGSIVPEVMDLENAALASQAVGPPLSTLESSCANRTFNLIARKLLTHIPKPLFGQKVELDDSVLGPYADNGTGGTGLKAGVTYSSLIQASFHDKYWLAPGYASVDGYTLMEQNFALFWGLAIMMYESTLISDQTKFDGFVGTVTATNIGTNFVVDTATPPNLAALSQQQVNGMSIFMGKGRCVACHKGPDFTGAGLNLQFTQTANQESVIERMFMGNQQIAIYDNGFYNIGVTPTNRDLGVGADDPFGNPLSFARLLKQSLAGAIIPDSFVVNPCMLEVNPCAPIAGPLARDAVDGAFKTPGLRNVELTGPYMHDGSMATLEQVVEFYNRGGNRRGPIASDTTGFDHSPEWGNNPSNLDIDIQPLGLTAQEQSDLVVFLKSLTDERVRCEKAPFDHPSLSNTNGHSNLDADNNGKLDDQIALLPSVGAGGRPAKGMSCLQPFLPANEAPSFMPSTPANGVTGTPYSHQVLATDPNLPNDSLAYSLVAPIKAGMTINSATGKISWVPSSTQVGANAVNVRVTDAGGLYTTQILTVNVAANVAPVITSKPPTTGKVGVPYNYTVQATDVNGGPIVFSGLTGNPVNLSVNATTGVVTWIPTAAGSIRIRLRAIDSGNLAAIQTFYVTVAP; encoded by the coding sequence ATGAATATCTTCACAAAATTCCGACGTTCGAGAATGCAGCTGATCTGGATTCTGGTCGGCGTGGTCGTGACGGCCGGCGCGGCGGTCGCGCAACAGATCTGCCCGATACCACCGCTCCCACCTGGTCCCTTGAATCCGGTCGCGCCTGGGTCAGGCAGTTTGAAAGGGGTCCAGCCCCCCCTCCCCAAGGCCCTCGACACCGTCATCAAAAATCGTCAGATGGCGATCGTCCTGGGCAAAGCCTTCTTCTGGGATCAACAGGCAGGCAGCGACGGGAACGCCTGCGCGAGCTGCCATTTCCACGCCGGCGCAGACAATCGGACGAAGAATCAGCTGAACCCCGGGCTGAGGGCTGTGCCTGAGGACACAACTTTCAAGCCGACCAGGACCGGAGGCGGCGGGCCGAATTATCTGCTGAAGGCAGCCGACTATCCGTTCCACGTCCTGAGCAACCCGCTGGATCGGGATTCCGCCATCCTGTTCGATTCGACCGACATCACGTCTTCGCAGGGCACGTTCGGGGGCAATTTCATCGAGTTTCGCAGCCAGGGCCAAGAGGAATGCTCGTTAGACACAGGGAGCATTTTCAGCGTGAATGGAAAGCTGGCCCGCAACGTCGAGCCCCGCAATACACCGACCACGATCAACGCCATTTTCCAACTCCGTTCCTTCTGGGACGGCAGGGCGAACAACCATTTCAACGGGGTCAATCCCTTCGGCCGCCGGGATCCCAATGCGCGTATTCTTGTCCGGCAGGCGGACGGTTCCATCGTTCCCGAAGTGATGGACCTGGAAAATGCGGCGCTGGCGTCGCAGGCCGTGGGGCCCCCGCTCAGCACCCTTGAATCCTCCTGTGCCAACCGGACATTCAACCTGATTGCCCGTAAACTCTTGACTCATATTCCGAAGCCGCTGTTCGGGCAAAAAGTCGAACTCGACGACAGTGTGTTGGGGCCCTACGCGGATAACGGGACCGGCGGGACCGGGCTCAAGGCGGGCGTGACCTATTCCTCCTTGATTCAGGCTTCGTTCCACGACAAGTACTGGCTCGCCCCCGGCTACGCTTCCGTTGATGGCTACACGTTGATGGAGCAGAATTTCGCCCTGTTCTGGGGGTTGGCGATCATGATGTACGAGTCCACGCTCATCTCGGACCAGACGAAGTTCGACGGGTTCGTCGGCACCGTGACGGCCACCAACATCGGTACCAACTTTGTCGTAGATACAGCGACTCCACCCAATCTTGCCGCGCTGTCGCAGCAGCAGGTCAACGGGATGAGTATCTTCATGGGCAAGGGCAGATGCGTCGCGTGCCATAAGGGTCCGGACTTCACCGGCGCCGGCTTGAACTTGCAGTTCACCCAGACCGCGAATCAGGAAAGTGTCATTGAACGAATGTTCATGGGGAACCAGCAGATCGCGATCTACGACAACGGGTTCTACAACATCGGCGTGACTCCGACGAACCGGGATCTGGGGGTCGGTGCGGACGATCCCTTCGGCAATCCTCTGTCCTTCGCGCGGCTGCTCAAACAGTCGCTCGCAGGGGCGATCATTCCGGATTCCTTCGTCGTGAATCCCTGTATGTTGGAAGTGAATCCTTGTGCTCCGATTGCGGGCCCTCTGGCACGCGACGCAGTGGATGGAGCCTTCAAGACACCTGGCCTCCGCAACGTAGAGCTGACCGGTCCCTACATGCATGACGGCAGCATGGCGACGTTAGAACAGGTCGTGGAATTCTATAACAGGGGCGGCAATCGCCGCGGACCGATCGCCAGCGATACGACAGGGTTCGACCACAGCCCTGAGTGGGGAAATAACCCGAGCAATTTGGATATCGACATTCAACCCTTGGGGCTCACAGCCCAGGAGCAGTCAGATCTTGTGGTCTTCTTGAAGTCCTTGACCGATGAGCGGGTGCGTTGCGAAAAAGCGCCCTTCGACCATCCCTCCTTGAGCAATACCAACGGCCACTCCAACCTCGATGCAGACAATAATGGAAAATTGGACGATCAGATCGCCCTGCTCCCCTCCGTCGGTGCTGGGGGGCGACCGGCCAAGGGTATGTCCTGCCTCCAGCCCTTCCTCCCGGCGAATGAGGCTCCATCGTTCATGCCTTCGACGCCGGCGAACGGTGTGACGGGGACTCCGTACAGCCACCAAGTGCTCGCGACCGATCCGAATCTTCCCAACGACAGCCTTGCCTATAGTTTGGTGGCCCCGATCAAGGCGGGGATGACGATCAACTCAGCCACGGGAAAGATCAGTTGGGTGCCGTCCTCGACTCAAGTCGGCGCCAATGCCGTGAATGTACGGGTAACAGATGCTGGTGGCTTGTATACGACGCAGATCTTGACCGTGAACGTCGCGGCGAATGTCGCGCCGGTCATCACGTCGAAGCCGCCTACGACCGGGAAGGTCGGTGTGCCGTACAACTACACGGTGCAAGCGACAGATGTGAACGGCGGCCCCATTGTCTTCAGTGGGCTGACGGGGAATCCTGTGAACCTGTCGGTCAACGCCACGACAGGTGTCGTCACCTGGATACCGACGGCGGCGGGGAGCATTCGTATCAGGCTGCGGGCGATCGATTCAGGGAATCTGGCCGCGATTCAGACTTTCTACGTAACTGTTGCACCGTAA
- a CDS encoding SCO family protein — protein sequence MKRRAFLASMGISLIQTAMAATAGLAEEKPTTAPMPKPTPAPVQRPATADGPSAARFPDVVLTTHEGRDVRFYQDLVKGKVVLINFMYATCTNSCPTFTANLVRVQQLFGDRVGRDVFMYSISLDPEHDSPQVLRDYAKNYSVQPGWTFLTGSLADITTLRRRLGLRDLDPVVDADKTQHIGVVLYGNERFDRWAACPALSEPREIVKSVRWVSGPQQVPA from the coding sequence ATGAAACGACGCGCGTTCCTAGCCAGCATGGGGATCTCTCTCATCCAGACGGCGATGGCCGCAACGGCAGGCCTGGCCGAGGAGAAGCCGACGACGGCACCGATGCCGAAGCCGACACCGGCGCCGGTACAAAGACCGGCAACGGCAGACGGTCCGAGCGCTGCGCGCTTTCCGGACGTTGTGCTCACCACGCATGAAGGAAGGGATGTGCGGTTCTACCAGGATCTCGTGAAGGGCAAAGTCGTATTGATCAACTTCATGTATGCCACCTGCACGAACAGTTGTCCGACCTTCACCGCCAATCTGGTTCGTGTTCAACAGCTGTTCGGCGACCGTGTCGGCCGGGATGTGTTCATGTACTCGATCTCCCTGGATCCCGAACATGATAGCCCTCAAGTCTTACGCGACTATGCCAAGAACTATAGTGTCCAGCCTGGCTGGACGTTTCTGACCGGGTCGCTGGCGGATATCACAACGCTGAGGCGCAGATTGGGCCTCCGTGATCTGGATCCGGTCGTCGATGCAGACAAGACCCAGCATATCGGAGTCGTCCTGTATGGCAACGAACGGTTCGACCGCTGGGCTGCCTGTCCGGCTCTGTCGGAACCGAGGGAAATCGTTAAGTCCGTTAGGTGGGTGAGTGGCCCCCAGCAGGTGCCGGCATGA